The following proteins are encoded in a genomic region of Chloracidobacterium sp.:
- the narH gene encoding nitrate reductase subunit beta → MDVRLQISMVFHLDKCIGCHTCSIACKNVWTDRKGAEYMWWNNVETKPGTGYPTLWENQEKYQGGWERKNGKTTLKMGSKPSRLLNLFHSPALPKLDDYYEPWTYKYEDLFDSPEGADQPTARPISMVTGKFMDIEAGPNWDDDLSGSPVYAANDPNLGDLTPEEQDELFDIERLVFFYLPRICNHCLNPACVAACPSGAIYKRGEDGIVLIDQNVCRGWRMCVTACPYKKTFYNWSTGKSEKCILCFPRLETGQAPACFHSCVGRIRYLGGLLYDADKLTGALAVSDDELVDAHRDIILDPRDPEVREKAKANGIDERTLEAVERSPVYKYVKEWKLALPLHAEFRTLPMLFYVPPLLPVMAKTEDGVYDTANEELFSPIEKARLPIKYLASMFSAGNTDHVSLALKKQYVVRLFKRLDTVGDIDQETVDRAMAECGMTPEEAEAIYRLTSLPTMDERVVIPPSHREEAMQMLDEDMWEQKGSAGFGFREAPARGA, encoded by the coding sequence ATGGATGTCAGATTACAGATCTCAATGGTCTTTCACTTGGACAAATGTATCGGTTGCCATACATGCTCCATAGCCTGCAAGAATGTTTGGACCGACCGCAAGGGGGCTGAGTATATGTGGTGGAACAACGTCGAGACAAAGCCGGGAACCGGCTATCCGACGTTGTGGGAGAACCAAGAAAAATACCAAGGCGGCTGGGAGAGGAAAAACGGCAAGACCACATTGAAAATGGGTAGTAAGCCGTCGCGGCTTCTCAATTTGTTTCACAGCCCGGCATTGCCGAAATTGGATGACTATTACGAGCCGTGGACCTATAAATACGAGGATCTCTTTGATTCGCCCGAGGGGGCAGATCAGCCGACCGCCCGCCCGATCTCGATGGTTACGGGCAAGTTCATGGACATCGAAGCCGGGCCCAACTGGGACGACGACCTTAGCGGCTCGCCCGTGTATGCGGCGAATGACCCGAACCTCGGAGATCTGACGCCGGAGGAACAGGATGAGCTTTTCGATATCGAACGACTCGTGTTTTTCTACCTGCCGCGTATCTGCAATCACTGTCTGAACCCGGCTTGCGTCGCAGCATGCCCGTCCGGTGCGATCTACAAACGCGGTGAGGACGGCATCGTCCTTATCGATCAGAACGTCTGCCGCGGCTGGAGAATGTGCGTAACGGCGTGTCCGTATAAGAAGACCTTCTATAACTGGTCAACGGGCAAATCCGAGAAGTGCATCTTGTGCTTCCCGCGTCTTGAAACGGGACAGGCACCCGCATGCTTCCATTCCTGTGTCGGCCGTATCCGCTATCTCGGCGGACTGCTGTATGACGCCGATAAACTCACGGGAGCCTTGGCCGTTTCGGATGATGAACTTGTGGATGCTCATCGCGATATCATCCTCGATCCGCGCGACCCGGAAGTGCGGGAGAAGGCGAAAGCGAACGGCATTGACGAGCGGACCCTTGAAGCGGTAGAACGGTCGCCTGTTTATAAATACGTAAAGGAGTGGAAGCTTGCCCTGCCGCTGCACGCGGAGTTCCGCACGCTGCCGATGCTCTTCTACGTTCCGCCTCTACTTCCGGTGATGGCAAAGACCGAGGATGGCGTATATGACACCGCGAACGAAGAGCTCTTCAGCCCGATAGAGAAGGCTCGCCTCCCGATCAAGTATCTGGCGAGTATGTTCTCCGCCGGAAATACCGATCATGTTTCGCTGGCTCTGAAAAAACAGTACGTTGTCCGCCTCTTTAAGCGGCTCGATACTGTAGGAGATATCGATCAAGAGACAGTTGACAGGGCAATGGCCGAATGCGGTATGACGCCTGAAGAGGCTGAAGCTATCTATCGTCTGACATCGCTTCCGACAATGGACGAGCGCGTTGTAATTCCGCCGTCACATCGCGAAGAAGCAATGCAAATGCTCGATGAGGATATGTGGGAACAGAAGGGATCTGCCGGCTTTGGTTTCCGCGAGGCCCCTGCGAGAGGAGCTTAA
- a CDS encoding cytochrome c: MKTKLAVVFFILLPVVVLGSLYGLSRDFSERNREVPTQMQYSPASLSYTENPILPEDMTLQTPPSGTVRRGFLPLHYQATPEDEARAGKELVNPFQPTPENIARGKYIYTNTCAVCHGTTGVGDGPIAAKYMPPTSYKAPASIALPDGAMFHIITYGRNNGNMPPHAAQVLPDDRWKVILYIRTLQKQ, encoded by the coding sequence ATGAAGACGAAGTTGGCTGTAGTATTTTTCATCCTGCTTCCCGTGGTGGTTCTCGGCAGTCTTTACGGCTTGAGCCGCGATTTCTCAGAGAGAAATCGCGAGGTGCCGACGCAGATGCAGTATTCACCTGCATCGCTCTCATATACTGAGAACCCGATCCTTCCGGAGGATATGACCTTGCAGACGCCTCCTTCGGGAACGGTGCGTCGAGGATTTTTGCCGCTCCATTATCAGGCAACGCCGGAGGATGAAGCCCGTGCGGGGAAAGAACTCGTCAATCCATTCCAGCCTACGCCTGAGAACATCGCGCGCGGAAAATATATCTATACGAACACTTGTGCCGTCTGTCATGGAACGACAGGGGTCGGGGACGGGCCGATCGCAGCAAAATATATGCCTCCGACGTCATATAAGGCTCCTGCATCGATCGCACTGCCGGATGGGGCCATGTTCCACATCATTACTTACGGACGCAACAACGGCAATATGCCGCCGCACGCAGCTCAAGTGCTTCCGGATGACCGCTGGAAGGTGATCCTTTATATCAGAACTTTGCAGAAACAGTGA
- the narI gene encoding respiratory nitrate reductase subunit gamma — protein MIDYILYIFLPYAAFTLFVVVSIYRYILDRFSYSSLSSQLLEGDELFYGSVPWHFGIIGALTGHLIGFLIPKEVLWWNSVPVRLYVLEITGLLFGLLALIGILALIWRRFTTPRIKSVTTVVDTVVILLLGLQVVYGVYIAIFLRWGSSWYAFAAVPYLRSLFMFQPDIATIQTLPHWIKTHIIGAFLLLAIFPFSRLVHMVSLPVSYLWRPYQVVRWNWNRKKMRGQYRMGKGQKSSDPNAKSGHAAEIAR, from the coding sequence ATGATCGATTATATCCTGTACATCTTTTTGCCCTACGCGGCGTTCACACTTTTCGTAGTGGTCTCGATCTACCGCTATATCCTTGATCGTTTCTCGTATTCGAGCCTGTCATCACAGCTCCTCGAAGGCGATGAACTGTTCTATGGCTCGGTGCCGTGGCACTTCGGGATCATAGGTGCCCTAACAGGGCATCTTATCGGCTTTCTGATCCCGAAAGAGGTTCTTTGGTGGAACAGCGTTCCTGTTCGGCTGTATGTCTTAGAGATAACGGGGCTGCTTTTCGGGCTTCTGGCTCTTATCGGAATTCTGGCGTTGATCTGGCGTAGGTTCACGACGCCGCGGATCAAGTCGGTAACGACGGTCGTTGACACGGTTGTGATCCTTCTGCTTGGTCTTCAGGTCGTATATGGCGTTTATATCGCGATCTTTCTTCGTTGGGGTTCGTCATGGTACGCATTTGCGGCGGTGCCCTATCTGAGGTCGCTTTTCATGTTCCAACCGGACATCGCAACGATCCAAACGCTTCCGCACTGGATCAAAACACACATAATAGGAGCATTCCTTCTGTTGGCGATCTTTCCTTTTTCCCGCTTGGTGCACATGGTGTCGCTGCCGGTCAGCTATTTGTGGAGGCCGTATCAGGTCGTGCGTTGGAATTGGAACCGGAAAAAGATGCGCGGCCAATATCGGATGGGAAAAGGGCAGAAATCATCAGATCCCAACGCAAAGTCGGGACATGCGGCTGAGATCGCGAGGTGA
- the nrfD gene encoding polysulfide reductase NrfD — MSASIRDIELFEEDVTVPVGNAGGLHPVYSPLRDPLVEGDKTIGDVTADISDLLDGKPGKGWWIAFACSLFLLLIGTVAVIYTVTVGIGTWGLNRTIGWAFDITNFVFWIGIGHAGTFISAILFLFNQKWRTSINRSAEAMTLFAVMCAGLFPLIHMGRPWLFFWFVPYPNTRGPLWVNFYSPLLWDFFAISTYFTISAVFWYLGLVPDLATVRDRVKTKWRRIFYGILSLGWTGSNKAWSRYETVYGILAALATPLVLSVHSIVSFDFATSLIPGWHSTIFPPYFVAGAIFSGFAMVMTLLIPVRKIMHLEAYITISHLENMCKITLLTGSIVGLAYISEIFIGFYSGNPNEIFSIVNRMLGPYAWAYWVMFTCNALIPQLFWFKRVRTTVPIIFAMTIFVNIGMWFERFVIIVLSLHRDYLPSSWAMYVPTLTEIGIFIGTFGLFFTCFLIFIRVFPVISIAEIKGVLRYARH; from the coding sequence ATGTCTGCATCTATTAGAGATATCGAACTATTTGAAGAGGACGTGACCGTTCCGGTGGGCAATGCGGGCGGGCTTCATCCCGTTTATTCGCCGCTGCGTGATCCGCTGGTTGAGGGCGACAAAACGATAGGTGACGTTACGGCCGATATCAGCGACCTCTTGGATGGCAAGCCCGGAAAAGGATGGTGGATCGCCTTTGCTTGCTCGCTGTTCTTGCTCCTGATCGGAACCGTTGCGGTCATTTACACAGTAACGGTAGGCATCGGCACTTGGGGGCTTAACCGCACCATTGGCTGGGCCTTCGATATCACGAATTTCGTCTTCTGGATCGGTATCGGGCACGCCGGCACGTTCATTTCGGCGATCCTTTTCCTTTTCAATCAAAAGTGGCGTACGTCGATCAACCGTTCAGCCGAAGCCATGACGCTCTTTGCTGTCATGTGTGCAGGATTGTTCCCGCTGATACATATGGGGCGCCCGTGGCTGTTCTTTTGGTTCGTACCGTATCCGAACACCAGAGGCCCGCTTTGGGTCAACTTCTACTCGCCGCTGCTGTGGGACTTCTTTGCCATTTCAACCTATTTTACGATCTCGGCAGTGTTTTGGTATCTCGGCCTCGTGCCTGACCTTGCAACGGTGCGCGACCGTGTGAAAACGAAATGGCGCCGTATCTTTTACGGGATCTTGAGTTTGGGCTGGACCGGATCGAACAAAGCATGGTCTCGATATGAGACCGTTTACGGCATACTTGCTGCCCTTGCGACGCCGCTCGTGCTCTCGGTCCACAGTATCGTCAGCTTCGACTTCGCAACATCGCTTATTCCGGGATGGCACTCAACGATCTTTCCGCCGTACTTTGTTGCCGGGGCCATTTTCTCCGGTTTTGCGATGGTGATGACACTGCTCATACCCGTGAGAAAGATCATGCACCTCGAGGCGTATATCACCATCAGCCATCTCGAGAATATGTGCAAGATCACGCTGCTGACCGGTTCGATCGTCGGCCTCGCCTATATCTCTGAGATATTTATCGGGTTCTACAGCGGCAATCCGAATGAGATCTTCTCGATCGTCAATCGTATGTTGGGGCCGTATGCGTGGGCATATTGGGTGATGTTCACCTGCAACGCTCTGATCCCGCAGTTGTTCTGGTTCAAGCGTGTTCGCACGACGGTGCCGATCATTTTTGCAATGACGATCTTCGTCAATATCGGAATGTGGTTCGAGCGTTTCGTGATCATTGTGCTGAGTCTGCATCGTGACTATCTGCCGTCGAGTTGGGCGATGTATGTGCCGACGCTGACCGAGATAGGCATCTTCATCGGGACGTTCGGTCTGTTCTTTACGTGTTTCCTGATCTTTATACGGGTATTTCCGGTGATCTCGATCGCTGAGATCAAGGGGGTTTTGCGATATGCGCGCCACTAG
- a CDS encoding 4Fe-4S dicluster domain-containing protein yields the protein MTNKLWKQFIDEDESGMPDVSKAGGFSRRTFLELLGYTTAGLTLASCRAPEQKVIPFVHQPPEMTPGVASWYASTCSGCSAGCGVLVKVRDGRPIKVEGNPENPINKGGLCPVAHSLVFGLYDSERLQGPRIGQSAAEWTQVDMQVADKLASVKATGGKVRFLSRTITGPASKAAIDKFLAQFPGSKHIVYEPVSFSAIADAHEKTHGVRAVPNYDLTKAKIIVNFGADFLGGWISPAQFARDYSTARDLKDEKKEMLRHIQFESRYSMTGANADTRVKISPNEEAEAILLLAKLTGQGSSAFEPSHLSPATKAAVEKFAAELQKAKGGSLVLCGSNDADIQQVVNSINQSLGNYGTTVRIDRPSMLGQNRDDEMKALVDEMAGGGVAALFILNANPAYDYFAASEFKNALAKVPFKVTFNPMLDETASLADVVCPTHHFLEAWDEVESVSGIFSMNQPVISPLFKTRAYQESLMAWSGDNRTFYDALRARWQTDLFPKQKKYTTFDEFWDHSIQDGVFVPEETAPAPPAYKADSVSEAFSRIAARKGQAGELTLALYEKITLRDGRFGGNPWLHEIPDPMSKTTWDNYACVSPKTAESKGLYEGQVVRLKKDSASVELPVLIQKGQSDDVVAVAVGYGRTMAGKAGTGVGGNAYPFVSLAGASFAYSSSGVTLEPTANSIALAKTQTEDSTHDRPLVEQFSFAEYLEGKAVEHGHEGQQLWPRHEYPDHKWGMVIDLSACIGCNACVLSCQAENNIPVVGKDEVRRRREMHWMRIDRYYEEKDGETKTLFQPITCQQCGNASCESVCPVLATAHSSEGLSMQVYNRCVGTRYCNNNCAFKVRRFNWFDYKHEDRLANLALNPDVTVRTRGVMEKCSFCIQRIEEVKIHSRNEGRPIKDGEIQTACQQSCPANAISFGDEKDLASRVVNLKKLGRNYVLLEELNLNPALTYLAKVRNSDTEGEA from the coding sequence ATGACGAACAAACTTTGGAAGCAGTTTATTGACGAAGATGAGTCCGGGATGCCGGATGTGTCGAAGGCCGGCGGCTTCTCGCGGCGGACCTTTTTGGAATTGCTCGGCTACACGACCGCAGGTCTGACGCTTGCGAGCTGCCGTGCTCCGGAGCAGAAGGTTATTCCGTTCGTTCATCAACCGCCCGAAATGACGCCGGGCGTCGCGAGTTGGTATGCATCGACATGCAGCGGGTGCAGCGCGGGCTGCGGCGTTCTTGTTAAGGTGCGTGACGGGCGTCCGATAAAGGTCGAAGGCAACCCCGAGAACCCGATCAACAAAGGCGGCCTTTGCCCCGTAGCCCACTCGCTCGTATTCGGGCTTTATGATTCTGAAAGGCTTCAAGGCCCGCGCATCGGTCAATCTGCGGCCGAATGGACACAGGTCGATATGCAGGTCGCCGATAAACTTGCCTCCGTAAAGGCCACGGGCGGCAAGGTCCGATTTCTGTCGCGGACGATCACCGGCCCGGCTTCAAAAGCAGCCATCGATAAGTTCCTTGCGCAGTTTCCCGGCTCTAAGCACATCGTATATGAGCCTGTCTCTTTTTCGGCTATCGCAGATGCTCATGAAAAGACGCACGGCGTACGGGCAGTTCCTAACTACGACCTCACAAAAGCGAAGATCATCGTAAATTTCGGTGCTGATTTTCTCGGTGGCTGGATATCACCGGCTCAATTTGCTCGTGACTATTCCACTGCGCGAGATCTCAAGGATGAGAAGAAGGAAATGCTGCGGCATATTCAGTTCGAGTCGCGTTATTCAATGACGGGAGCGAACGCCGATACAAGGGTCAAGATCTCGCCGAATGAGGAGGCTGAGGCGATATTGCTGCTTGCCAAGCTTACCGGGCAAGGCTCCTCTGCATTCGAGCCGTCGCACCTTTCACCGGCGACGAAAGCCGCGGTAGAGAAGTTTGCGGCTGAGTTACAAAAGGCCAAGGGCGGTTCGCTCGTGCTGTGCGGCAGCAATGATGCTGACATTCAGCAGGTAGTAAATTCGATCAACCAATCGCTGGGCAATTACGGCACCACGGTGCGTATTGATCGGCCTTCGATGCTCGGACAGAACCGTGACGACGAAATGAAGGCCCTTGTGGACGAAATGGCAGGCGGCGGTGTGGCGGCCTTGTTCATTCTGAACGCGAACCCTGCATACGATTATTTCGCGGCGTCTGAATTCAAGAATGCTCTTGCAAAGGTTCCTTTTAAGGTTACCTTCAATCCGATGCTTGACGAGACGGCATCCCTGGCCGATGTTGTTTGCCCGACACACCACTTCCTGGAAGCGTGGGATGAAGTTGAGAGCGTCAGCGGTATTTTCAGCATGAATCAGCCGGTGATCTCGCCGCTGTTCAAGACACGGGCGTATCAGGAGAGCCTTATGGCTTGGAGCGGCGACAACCGCACGTTCTATGATGCGTTGCGGGCTCGCTGGCAGACGGATCTTTTTCCGAAACAGAAGAAATACACGACATTCGACGAGTTCTGGGATCATTCAATCCAGGATGGTGTCTTTGTCCCCGAGGAAACTGCTCCTGCGCCGCCCGCATACAAAGCTGACAGTGTATCAGAGGCCTTTTCACGTATTGCCGCCCGCAAAGGCCAAGCCGGCGAGCTTACGCTGGCCCTCTACGAGAAGATAACGCTTCGCGACGGCAGGTTCGGCGGAAATCCTTGGCTGCACGAGATCCCGGACCCGATGAGCAAGACGACATGGGACAATTACGCGTGCGTTTCGCCGAAGACGGCCGAGTCCAAAGGCCTTTATGAGGGGCAGGTCGTACGGCTCAAGAAGGATTCCGCATCGGTGGAACTGCCGGTGCTTATTCAAAAAGGCCAGAGCGACGATGTTGTCGCCGTCGCTGTCGGCTACGGCCGGACGATGGCGGGTAAGGCAGGCACCGGCGTAGGCGGCAATGCTTATCCTTTCGTTAGTTTGGCGGGGGCGTCCTTTGCGTATTCGTCAAGCGGTGTAACGCTTGAGCCGACGGCCAACAGCATCGCACTTGCAAAGACGCAAACCGAAGATTCAACGCATGACAGGCCGCTCGTTGAACAATTTTCATTTGCTGAATATCTTGAAGGCAAAGCCGTAGAGCACGGCCACGAAGGGCAGCAGCTTTGGCCCCGCCATGAGTATCCCGACCATAAGTGGGGAATGGTCATCGACCTAAGTGCATGTATCGGCTGCAACGCCTGCGTACTGAGCTGTCAGGCTGAGAATAACATTCCGGTGGTCGGCAAGGATGAGGTCCGCCGCCGCCGCGAGATGCACTGGATGAGGATCGACCGTTACTACGAAGAGAAGGACGGTGAGACAAAAACGCTCTTCCAGCCGATCACTTGTCAGCAATGCGGCAACGCGTCGTGCGAGAGTGTCTGCCCTGTGCTTGCCACCGCCCACAGCAGCGAAGGCCTGAGTATGCAGGTCTATAACCGCTGTGTCGGTACGCGATATTGCAATAACAACTGTGCATTCAAGGTTCGCCGGTTCAATTGGTTCGATTACAAGCACGAGGATCGGCTCGCGAATCTTGCATTGAATCCGGACGTAACTGTGCGCACACGCGGCGTGATGGAGAAATGCTCTTTCTGCATACAGCGTATCGAAGAAGTTAAGATCCATTCCCGCAACGAGGGGCGTCCGATCAAGGATGGTGAGATACAAACGGCGTGCCAGCAGAGCTGTCCGGCGAACGCTATCTCATTCGGTGACGAGAAGGATCTGGCGAGCCGCGTCGTCAACTTGAAAAAACTCGGCAGGAATTATGTTTTACTGGAAGAACTGAACCTGAATCCTGCTCTTACATACCTTGCGAAGGTCCGAAATTCCGACACAGAGGGTGAGGCTTAA
- a CDS encoding DUF3341 domain-containing protein has product MRATRKNKGIVRYTVAYFDNEDDLVDCILEVRKQGAEIYDVFTPYPVHGLDLATGERPTKLTWVIFAGGVLGLLTAIGMQMYVFDYDWPVNLAGKPFAGYPLFVPISFELTVLFSGLTAVFAFFANRRLYPFSKRTALPGVTDDKFALVVEQSNAAFDYTDTLKILRSFDPLEIVEGADLV; this is encoded by the coding sequence ATGCGCGCCACTAGAAAGAATAAAGGCATAGTGCGTTACACAGTTGCCTATTTCGACAATGAAGATGATCTTGTCGATTGCATCCTGGAGGTTCGTAAACAGGGAGCCGAGATCTATGACGTGTTCACGCCGTATCCGGTACATGGCTTGGATCTTGCAACCGGTGAGCGGCCGACAAAACTGACCTGGGTCATATTCGCAGGCGGCGTTCTGGGGCTACTTACGGCGATCGGAATGCAGATGTATGTTTTCGATTACGATTGGCCGGTCAATCTTGCCGGCAAGCCCTTTGCAGGATATCCGCTTTTCGTGCCGATAAGTTTTGAGCTGACGGTGCTGTTCTCGGGTCTGACCGCTGTTTTTGCGTTCTTTGCCAACCGCCGGCTCTATCCGTTCAGTAAGCGGACGGCGCTGCCGGGAGTTACGGATGATAAATTCGCTCTGGTCGTAGAGCAGTCAAATGCTGCATTTGACTACACGGATACGCTGAAGATATTGCGAAGCTTCGATCCGCTTGAGATCGTTGAGGGGGCTGATCTTGTATGA
- a CDS encoding cytochrome c3 family protein, whose protein sequence is MSLRTLIIISLLVTFVGAFFLLRTKSFVIYGDQFGYEPVQPINFSHKIHAGDNKINCMYCHSNADKSKAAGVPSVATCMNCHSKIYQNLTDPAHKADVEKIYAAINENKPIEWVKVNDVPDFVTFNHSRHVTANISCQTCHGPVETMERVSQQNTFTMSSCVNCHRTYNNMVIDENGQPQPAAPGDPKVLKPSTDCAVCHH, encoded by the coding sequence ATGAGTTTACGGACGCTGATAATTATTTCTCTGTTGGTCACGTTCGTCGGAGCATTCTTCTTGCTTCGGACGAAGTCGTTCGTGATCTATGGTGACCAGTTCGGGTATGAACCTGTGCAGCCGATCAATTTTTCGCACAAGATCCACGCGGGTGATAACAAGATCAACTGTATGTACTGCCACTCGAACGCTGATAAATCGAAGGCGGCAGGCGTGCCAAGTGTTGCAACCTGTATGAACTGCCACAGCAAGATCTATCAGAATCTGACCGATCCGGCACACAAGGCGGACGTGGAAAAGATCTATGCCGCCATCAATGAGAACAAGCCGATCGAATGGGTCAAGGTCAATGACGTGCCTGATTTCGTAACATTCAATCACAGCCGGCATGTGACCGCTAACATTAGCTGCCAGACGTGCCACGGCCCGGTCGAGACGATGGAGCGTGTATCGCAGCAGAACACGTTCACGATGAGTTCGTGCGTAAATTGCCACCGGACTTACAACAACATGGTGATCGATGAGAACGGACAGCCGCAGCCGGCCGCGCCGGGCGATCCAAAGGTGCTGAAACCATCGACGGATTGTGCGGTTTGTCATCACTAA